Below is a window of Ischnura elegans chromosome 1, ioIscEleg1.1, whole genome shotgun sequence DNA.
TTCGAACGCCTTCTTGCAACACTCGAAACGCAGCAGTGAAGATGGCAGATACtccaaaaacaatgaaaaattgacaACATCAAACCACTCACATGGGAGTTCCGACAAATTAAGAGGACACGCAAGTTTTCTCCGCACACTATCAAAATCACTGTCTTTGTCACTTCCTCCTACACACAGCTCTAAAAAATCACATTTGAACACATCGCTGGTAGCGGGAGCTAAGTCAATTGCTATTGttttaaacattgaaaaagttttcaatgGATTGTAACAACTTCCGACATCGAGCAAAAACAATGGATTATTAAAACTCAAATCCAAATAAGCATCTGAGATGTATGAGGATTGCTCTTTGGGTATGGAGTCAATTCTACATATTTTAACTAAGTCCTGATCGTTGATATCCTGAAGGCCCCCATCGAAGAAATACCACTGACACTGTTTAGCTACCCATTCTATGCGGCTGTTAATGTTACTTTCTTCCTTGGACTCCCAGAATTTGGTGGCAAGCTCGTGCATGGCTGACGCGTATTCCTGAAAATGCggaatgaaaatagaatttcatACGGTTTGAATAAGTAGATGAAAGGCCTCGTAGAGAAATATAATCATACTTCCAGCACTTCTTTTCTGTTGCAATGCTCAACCCATGCTTGCTTCCACCCCAGGTTTCGAGAACTAAAGCGGAGATCTTCGTGGACGTTCTTGATGTATTGTGAAAGTCGAAGATGTTCTTCTCCAGCCATTACAGTAAAATTTAagcgtaaaataaaaaatcaaacatCTATATGATAACTATatcaatataatatataaatattcataacttGAGTTTAATATACTGTAACACTAAATAAAACCTATCGACAAATCCATTTAGATTCGTAGCCATTTCGTAGCTTGCGGGGCACGCTGCGCATTTCGTTCGTCTTATTTATATTATGATTACAGTATTTTCAAACACAAAGCgggaaaacacacaaaaatatcaaGTACCGCGAGTGCAGTTAAAATTACAATacatattcaaaaataaataattcacatggACTGCCCTGAATTAACCCTCTGGAATGGCAATTGAGCCTTAGACCCTTGCCTTTCCGGGACTTAAGTCTATTACACCAAATAGTAGGCCCTCATGATCCAGGATGGCAATGCGGGCTCCAAAGAAGCTACTACCAGCACTATAGCGACCCTTGGCAGGGGATTAGGATCTAAAAATGTCGTGAGAACGGTGCGGAATCCAGATTAATCATCATGGGAAAAATCCTTTGATAGATAGAGAATTAATAGTGCTTATAATGTTAATGCATAAGTGTCATATCAAAGtaaatctaaatttatttttgaggttAAAGGCACCAAATTCTAACCATAATTTCTCTTTAACCCTATAGTCATCGGCAGCGATGAGCACTCAGATtactcaagaaaatttttgaatttcccaTTTCTgccaataaataaatttgaagtatGTTTATAAACCAAGACAGGTCAAATTTTACAGTCAACATTTCATTTAAGCACTAATTAAAGATTAAGTTGAACATTAAGTGAGCAGG
It encodes the following:
- the LOC124157198 gene encoding S-adenosylmethionine sensor upstream of mTORC1; the encoded protein is MAGEEHLRLSQYIKNVHEDLRFSSRNLGWKQAWVEHCNRKEVLEEYASAMHELATKFWESKEESNINSRIEWVAKQCQWYFFDGGLQDINDQDLVKICRIDSIPKEQSSYISDAYLDLSFNNPLFLLDVGSCYNPLKTFSMFKTIAIDLAPATSDVFKCDFLELCVGGSDKDSDFDSVRRKLACPLNLSELPCEWFDVVNFSLFLEYLPSSLLRFECCKKAFELLKPGGLLFIISPDSKHASANAPLMKSWRIALGTLGFVRISYQKLTHLHCMAFRKCPYSILRTNLVERFERYAKIPPSDMIVIPQDLTVHTSEVASDSINCATDDSVDSVNVNFFPELPLSY